The Maridesulfovibrio hydrothermalis AM13 = DSM 14728 DNA window TATCGCCATGGGCCGTGACACTCCTGTAAGCGGCTTTCGCAATGACATCAGCGCGACAGCCACCGATGATAATATAGAAGAGGCTGAAGCTCTGATCTACGTAAAGTTATTCAACCTTGTCGCCAGAGATGCCGGCTCAGTCTTGCTGAAAAAAGGTGTAATGGTTGAAGCTGTGGATATCATCAACGCCTTGAAAGAAAATTCACCGGCAGGACTCAGTCCTGATGACGGGATTGTTATTTTGAAATTCTGATAAACTGAAAATCCCCTCAAAACTTAAAGCTTTGAGGGGATTTTCAGTTAGTATATTTAACTGAATATTATTTACTGAGCAGTTCAAGCATCGATTTTTTCATACCATTTTTGTCGATACCAAGTTCACCGCGAAGTTCCTGTTGGGTTCCATGTTCGATGAACTCGTCAGGGATTCCGAGACGTTTAATCTCATGACCGTCAATAGCATTGTTGTCCACAAGAATCTCAATCACAGCAGAGCTGAATCCGCCAGCCTTGGCATTTTCCTCCACAATGAGAATTTTCTTGAAGCGGGATGCCAGTTCAAGAATCTGCTTTTCAGGCAGAGGCTTGATAAAACGGGTATTGAAAACCGCAACTGCTTTACCGAACTCTTCATCCAGTTCTTCCACCGCTTCAATTGCCGGCCAGACTCTGGACCCTACAGTAATGATCACACCGTCAAATCCGTCTCTAAGCAATTCCCCTTCACCTATTTCAAGAATACGGGGATTTTCCTCAAGAATAGTACCGATGCCGACCCCTCTGGGGTAACGCACTGCCGCCGGACCATCATAATCGATAGCGGTAGCGATCATACGGGCAAGTTCAGCTTCATCTTTAGGAGCCATGCACACAATATTAGGAATATGGCGCAAAAATGAAATATCAAATACACCGTGATGGGTAGCACCATCAGCACCGACCAGTCCGCCTCGATCAAGGAAAAAATTTACATTCAGATTCTGCAGACAGACATCGTGCACTACCTGATCATAAGAACGTTGCAGGAATGTTGAATAAATCGCAACAGCCGGTTTGTAACCCATAGTAGCAAGACCTGCGGCAAAAGTAACTGCATGCTGCTCACAGATTCCTACATCCACAAAACGTTCAGGAAACTGCTCACGAAACGGACTTGTACCTGTCCCTTCCGGCATGGCGGCAGTTATGGCAACAATTTTATCATCTTTCTCGGCCAGCTTGCAAAGAGTCTTACCAAAAACTTCAGTATAAGACGGAAGCCCGCCTTTAAATTTCTTGGCCCGACCGGTTTCCGGTTCAAAGCTGCCTACTCCGTGAAAATAGGTAGGATTGTCTTCAGCAGGAGTATATCCCTTTCCTTTAGTGGTCAGCACATGAACCAAAACAGGAGAGTCAATTTTCTTAACCTGCTCGAAAACATCGATAAGCTCTTGCAGGTTATGGCCGTCAATAGGACCGAGATAAGTGAAATCCAGCGACTCAAAAAGCATTCCCGGAGTGAAAAAACTCTTGAAGGAATCCTCCCCGCGCTTGGCATACATAGCAAGGTCGTCACCGATCTTAGGAATCTGCTTGAGGAGGGATTCAAAATCTTTCTTGAATCTGTTCATAACCGGATGTGAAAGCTTACGGCTGAGATAAGCGGACAACGCCCCGACATTGGTGGAGATGGACATTTCGTTATCATTTAAAACAACAACCATCTTGCGTTTCATGCCACCAGCCTGATTCAGCCCTTCAAAAGCCTGTCCGGCAGTCATGGAGCCGTCACCGATAACTGCGACACAGTTACGTCCGTCGCCTTCAATATCGCTGGCAAATGCCATGCCCAGAGCTGCGGATATAGACGTACTGGAGTGCCCCACGCCGAAGTGGTCATAAGAGTTTTCCGCCATACGAGGGAAACCGCTGATGCCGTCTTTCTGACGTAAGGTATGAAAATTTTCATAACGCCCGGTCAAAATTTTATGAGCATAAGCCTGATGACCCACGTCCCAAACCAGACGGTCTTTATCAAGATCAAAACAACTGAAAAGAGCCAAAGTAAGCTCTATTACTCCAAGCGAAGGGGCCAGATGACCGCCGCCTTTGGATACTGTATTTATGATACACTGCCTGAGTTCTTCCGCGAGTTGAACCAGTTGTTCTTTACTCAGCTCTTTAACCTCAGCAGGATTCTTTATTTTTTGCAGAAGAGGGAATTCACCGCATCCACATGAAGCATCATTTTTACTCATATTCCCCGAACCTCACAACGGGTTATATTTCTTAATAAATCATCAAGCAGAGTTGATTCATTTTCTGATTTTTCAAAAAAAGAATCCATCGGGATAAACTACTTAACAGTGTTAACCATACGATTTATAAAAAACTATTTTATTCAGCATCAACTGACGCTGATTAATAAACTCTATCAACTATATACTGGGCCAGTTCAGCCAAAAAGTCAGCTTCTTCACCGGAATAAGGCTCCAGCAGTTCAACTGCTTCATCCACATATTTCCGGGCCAGTTCTTTACTTTCTTCAAGGCCTATCAAAGTGGGATAAGTAGACTTACCCATTTCCTCATCACTGCCGACAGGCTTGCCCAGAGAAGCTTCATCGCCGACAACATCCAGAACATCATCAACAATCTGGAATGCCACGCCGATAAGACGTCCATATTCTTCCGCTCTGCGCACATCATCAGCAGTCGCCCCTGCACCTTTAGCCAGAATTGCACCTGATTTACAAGCAGAAAGAATAAGTGCCCCGGTCTTCATAGAATGCATAACTCTTAATTCTTCAAGAGTAACACCATCTCGACCGGTATAACTAACGTCAACGACCTGTCCGCCCACCATACCTGCACTTCCGGCAGATTTGGCCATAAGTGCAATAGCTTCAACCACATCAGCGGGCGGTGCATCCGCTTTAGTCATAAAACCGAAAGCTTCGGTCAGCAGTCCGTCACCGGCAAGAATTGCAGTGGCTTCGTCAAATTTTTTATGATTGGAAGGCTTACCTCTTCTCAGATCATCATCGTCCATGGCCGGAAGGTCGTCATGAATCAAAGAATAAGTATGGATCATCTCAAGGCTGGCGGCGAAGGGCAATACAGCTTCTTTCTTCGCACCGAGCATTTGCGCCCATACCAGCACGAGCACAGGACGCAGACGTTTTCCGCCTGCCATCAGGCTGTACTTCATAGACTCAAGCAACCCTTCTGGAATGCTGAGATCATCAAGACATTCACCCAGATATTTTTCAACATCAGCAGCATGCACTGCGAGTTTTTCTTTAACTGTCATCAGCTATATCCTTATTTTCATCATTAACTTCAAAGTCTTCGAGCATCCCGCCAACAACTGATTTCACTTCATTACGGGCGACAGCCAACTGGTCAGCGCAATTTCTGGAAAGCTGCTGTCCTTCTTTAAAAAGAGTTACCCCTTCTTCAAGCGGTAAATCACCTCTTTCAAGAGCGGCTACGATTTTTTTAAGCCGTTCGAGTTTTTCTTCAAAAGTTCTTTCATCTTTCATATTAATATTCTTCAAGCTGTCTAACGGCTGCTGACACCGAGCAACTGATCTGTTGTTTTATAGAGCACATATGCCGGATCAACTAATTTTCCCTGCACAGACACACTCATATGCAGATGAGGACCGGTCACGCGTCCGGTAGAACCGATGCCGCCGATGATTTGTCCTCTCTCTACAATTTCGCCTTGCTTAACATCTATTCGCGAAAGATGGAAATACATCGTTATAACCCCATTGCCGTGGTCAAGGTAAACACTGTTTCCTGCGTAATAATGATCTCCGACCAGTACAACCTTTCCATCAGCCATAGCTTTAACAGCTGTGCCCTTGGCTCCGCGAAAATCAAGTCCGCGATGAGGATTCTTTGGCTTGCCGTTTAAAATACGCTGCGCCCCGTAAGGACTGGACTGTGCACCTTTTGTCGGTCTCTGAAATGGAACAAACCATTTTCGCTTAGCAGATACAGTTTCCTTGGCTTTCTTAACTTCAACACGGTCCTTGGCAATCTTTTTGTAAACGGTTTCAGGCGGAGTCACCATTTTTTCAGGCAGAGTCAGACGCTGAATTTTATATTTCTTTTTATTTATCTGGACGGTGCGCCCGAACTTGCGTTCTTTACCTTCTGATACCACTTTGACTACAAGCTTAGCTTTGCCGGTTTTATCAAAAAGAACATCCGTTCCAAGCATTGCAAGAGCAACAAAGCGTCCCTTCCATTTTTTAATCTCGGGCCTTACGCTCGCCCCTTTCCACAAAATAACAACCGATTCAAGGAAGTTATCTGAAGTAACCCGAACCATGAAAGGTTCACCCAGCCCCACTTTTTTAGGATAGGCCAGAAAAACCGAAGCCAGTGCAGTGGAAGCACACAACATAAATATAATGAAGGTAAGAAAAACAACTCTGATCTTTTTACTATGATTCATCGGCTTAAATACTCCGCAATATTATTCAGTGACAACTCTGGCCCGCACTTCACCGCACTTCACCCGCACCCGTATACTGTCGCCATGAGCAACCTCATCCGGGTTACGCAAAAATGCACCGCTCTTTTCCACGGTAACAAGGCTGTATCCGCGCTCCAACGGACTTTCCGGATCTAATATTCTGAGCGAGGTCATTACATTCTCAAATTCAGCATTTTTGCCACAAAAAAAGCTGTTCCCCGCACGCTCCAGCCTGTCAGCCAGTGCGGCTGCATCCTGCTGCATGCGTAAAATTCTGTCTTCACCAAAAGCTCCCGCAAGCCTGCGGTCCTGATTTTCAACGTCCAGATCTTTCTTTGCAAAAAAGCCGTCAACAGCGCGCCCGAGCCTCTGCTCCTCCTCTTCAAAAGAAGATAAAAGCCTTTCAATACGCTGAGCCGGAGATAGCCAAGTCAGCCCCTTTCGCAAAGTATCAAAGCGGGATTCCCGCACATCAATAAAATTCTCATAACTGCGCACCAGCCCGAGTTCAAGCTCGTCCAGAATCTGCATCAAAGTCTCGCGCCGGGGCCAAAGCTCCTGTGCAGCATGACTAGGCGTAGCAACTCGTTTATCAGCCACGTAATCCGCAATGGAAACGTCCACTTCATGCCCCACCCCGCAAACCACGGGAATGGTAGACCTGAAAATGGCATCAGCCACTGATTCGGTATTAAAAGCCCACAGATCTTCCAGCGAACCGCCTCCGCGAATCAGCACTACCACCTCAGCCCATCCGTCGCCTCCGGCCTGATCAAGCGCGTCAGCAATCTGCGCCGGAGCTAAGTCGCCCTGCACAAGCGATGGATAAATACGTATCTCCGCTCCGGTTCCACGCGTTTCAGCAATTTTTAAAAAATCCCGAATCGCCGCTCCGGACGGAGAAGTTACTACCGCCACCCGTTTAGGAGAATCTGGAATTTCCATTTTACGTTCATCGTCAAAATATCCTTTCTCCGCCAATTTGCGTTTCATGGCTTCAAAAGCAAGTTTCAAGTCACCTACACCCTGTTCCTGAACCAGTTCGGCAACCAGCTGATAAACACCGCGCGGAGGATAAACATTCATATGTCCGGCGCAAAGAATCTCCATGCCGTCTTCAAGCTCAAGTGATCCGCCTTCCTCAACTTCGCCGGTCAAAGGATTAACGCTCTCACCGGCCCCGCTGCGCTGATTGCCTTTGAACCAAACAACAGAAAGCCCCGCGTCTCCATCAGTCAGTGTAAAATAAATATGGCCGGACGCAGGACGTGCCAGATTAGTAACCTGCCCCTTTACCCAGATAAAAGGGAACTCGGTCTCCAATACGTCTTTTACAGCACGTGTTATATCAGTGACTGAAAATATTCTCATGTAATCAGGAAGGCCCTCCGCAGCTTAAACTTTCAGCAGCTCAGGATTAAAGTTTTAACATGAAAAGCTGCGCCTCAATTAATAAAGCACATTTTCATAATATAAAAAACAGCTGAAATTACTTAAAGTTTTGAAAGAGTCCAGAGAATATATTTTAAATATATTCTCTGGACTCCGGCGGGCCGCCGAAAACTTATTTATTTGGCTTCAAGTCCCCAGGACTGCCAGATTTCTCTACGCCATGCGCTGAAAGCTTCGGTAAAACCTTCGAGGGGCAGTTCAACTTTCTCGCCGGTCTTGCGATTCTTGGCTTCAATTATTCCGTTCTTAAGCCCTTTACCACCAAGTACGAGCTGCATGGGATAACCGATCAGGTCTGCATCGGCGAATTTTACACCCGGACGCTCTTTGCGATCATCATAAGCTGCATCTATGCCCATTTCCATGAGCTGATTGTACAGCTCTCCGGCTTTTTCGTTGACGGCTTCATCCTTTCCGCCCAGAGATATTACGCAAAGTTCAAAAGGAGCGATGGTCGGAGGGAAAATGGCCCCGTTGTCATCATTGTTCTGTTCAATGGCAGAAGCGACAATGCGGGAAACGCCTATTCCGTAACACCCCATTACCATTGGCTGGGTCTTACCGTTTTCATCCAGAAAAACAGCTTCCATTGCTTTGGAATATTTTGAACCCAACTTGAATACGTGTCCAACTTCGATTCCCTTGGTAAATTCAATCTTCGCTCCGCATTCGGGACAGGGATCGGATTCGGTAATGACACGCAAATCGGCGAATTTTTCTATTTTGCAATCACGCCCGAGAGACAGATGCTGAATGTGGGTATCGCCTTTATTGGCTCCGGCAATCCAGTCAGTGGAAGAGCAGAGTTCATGATCGGCAAAAATACGCTCAACTTTCAAACCGACAGGTCCGGCAAAACCTACAGGAGCACCGGTCCATTCTTTAACCTGCTCTTCGGTGGCCATTTCGATTTCATTGCCGCCTGCGAGGTTGCGCAGTTTAACATCATTAAGTTCACGATCACCACGCACAAGGGCTGCAACAGGTTCACCGTCAACAGTGAAGAGCATGGTTTTAACCAGCTTGTCAGCAGAGATTCCGAGAAACTTGCAGACATCTTCCACGGTATGCTTACCGGGGGTTGCCACTTCTTCAATAGCCGGACACTCCGCGTTGCAAACATCTTCGCCTGCCGGTGCGGCTATTTTAGCTTTTTCGAGGTTGGCAGCATATCCGCATTTTTCATCAGAACATACAGCAATGGTATCTTCACCGGTATCGGCAAGAACATGGAACTCATGAGAAAAATCACCGCCGATGGCACCGGAATCAGCCTGAACCGGACGAAATTTCAGACCGATGCGGGAGAAAGCTTTTTTGTATGCTTCAAACATCAAACCATAAGATTTTTCTGCTCCGGCCTCATCTTTGTCAAAAGAGTAAGCATCTTTCATAACAAATTCACGACCACGCATAAGACCGAAACGGGGACGAATTTCGTCACGGAATTTGGTTTGAATCTGATACAGATTAAGAGGCAGCTGCTTGTAGGATTTTACTTCGCCGCGCACGAGGTCGGTGATAACTTCTTCGTGAGTGGGGCCGAGGCAATAGTCACGGCCATGACGATCTTTTACTCTGAGCAGTTCTTTACCGTAGTAATCCCAGCGTCCGGTTTCCTGCCAGAGGTCACCGGGCTGCACCATAGGCATAAGTACTTCGAGTGCTCCGGCGCGATTCATTTCTTCGCGCACAATGGCTGCGACTTTATTAAGTGACTTAAGTCCCAGCGGCAGATAATTGTAGATACCGCTGGTAACTTTGCGGATCATACCCGCACGCATGAGCAGTTTATGTGAAACAACTTCCGCATCGGAAGGATCTTCTTTTAATGTAGGTATGTAGTAACGGCTTAAACGCATTTATTTTCCTCTCTTTTCTTCCAAAAATGATTCTATTTCTTTCATAAATTCAGGCAGCAGATTTTCATCGCCTTTTACCTTGCGGATAACTTTACCTTTACGGAAAATAATGCCCAGTCCACGTCCACCGGCAATGCCGATATCAGCTTCACGCGCTTCTCCGGGACCGTTCACCACGCACCCCATGACTGCAACGGTAAAGGACTCCTCGACACCACGCAGATTTTCTTCAACCTGCTGCGCAAGTTCGATGAGTTCAATCTCGGTCCGGCCGCAAGTCGGGCAGGATACAATTTCCGGTCCGCGTTCCCGCAATCCCAGAGCGCGCAGAATTTCCCACGCTACCCCAACTTCTGCAACAGGATCGTGAGTGAGCGAAACACGCATGGTATCGCCCAGTCCTTCCCAGAACAAAATCCCCAGTCCCACAGCGGATTTTACTGCTCCGCGCACCAGAGTTCCTGCTTCAGTGATACCTACATGCTGCGGATAATCAACTTTCTCAGACAACAGTTTATATGCTGAAATGGTGTTCAGAACAGATGAAGATTTCAGCGATATTTTAGTATCGTAAAAATTTCTTTTCTCCAGCAAAGCCACGTGTTCCAACGCGCTTTCCACCATTGCTTCCGGAGTCGGACCGCCGTATCTGGCCAGCAGAGCCTTATCAAGCGACCCTCCGTTCACGCCGATACGGATGGGCACTTTGCGCTCTTTGGCAGCAGCGACAACGGAGTCAACTTTATCTTCACCGCCGATATTACCGGGATTTATACGCAGCGAATCTATTCCTGCCTCTATAGCTGCAAGAGCAAGACGGTAGTCAAAATGAATATCAGCCACCAGCGGAACAGGAGAACCTTTACGGATCTGCGGAAGGGCTTTAGCTGCAGCTTCGTCAGGCACAGCAACACGCACAATTTCACATCCGGCCTCAGCCAGCGCGTCAATTTGCGCCCTTGTGGATAGAGCATCACGAGTGTCGGTGTTGCACATTGACTGGACCCTGATCGGGTTGTCGCCGCCAATTCCAACATCACCGATGAATATTTCACGGGTCTTTTTTCTATTGATCATTTTTCACCTGATTTATTCAGTTTCGCATCTTATTATCAATAACGTGCGCGAGAGCATAGTACATATCGCTGTCATAGCCAACCGGAGCATTACAGGCGCAGCCGGAAATCTCCGCGCGCCTTAGACCTGAACCATCAGCAAAACTTTTATCGCAGTTATCTAAACCAGACTTTCAAATGCGCCTACTCTACCCAGGTTATTTCCGGACACTTTGCAAAATGATTCTCGCCCAGAAAAGAACCTTCTTTTTTATCATGCAGTCTGGGATGATAGCTGGTCATCTTTTGCCCGGCAGGAACAAAAGAAGCAAACTCCTGCGCATCTTTGCCCCAAAGGAGCCATTTTGCCTCAGGATTGTTAACTGAAATAAATTTAAGCAGTTCTGAGGTGAAACCACGCCAGATCTCAGTATGACTGCCGGAATCCATAATCTTACAAGTAAGAGCCGTGTTCAAGAAAAGAACGCCCTGCTCTTCAAGATATGAAAATAATTTTTTAGGCGGCAGAACCGGGAAACGGCCAGAGGCAATATCTGCACGGATCTCCGCAATGCCGACAACATCATCCGCTCCGAGATAATTTTTATGCAACAGTTTGAGAATATTCACTAGCGAAGCATTGCGCTTCAGCTCTGCCCAGCTTTTAATATCACCCACCTCAAATGATCTTCCTGTTGCTACATCCTGCTGCGGATAAGGATCCTGCCCGAGGACGATCACTTTTATCTGTGAAAGATCAATTTCGCAAAAACGCAGAACTTTATTCTCAGGGGGTGTAAAGTCATTACCGATAGCGGCACTTATTTTATCAAGCTCCACCAGCCTTATAAGGGTGAAAAACTTTTTCCACGAATCATCAGCCTCGTATGTTGTACAGCGAAAATTAAGTCTCATAATATCCATATTTTTATTCAAATTTTTCTTAAAAATACTTCCTCAACCCGAAAGTACAGAAGAAAAAATCTTCTGCTTTTCCCTGATCCGGAGAAGCCGGCTCATCAATCCGGGGAACAGTGCATCAATCCGAGGAACAGTGCATCAAATAATCTATTATTAAAAATATCCCAATGAAGTAAGCAGTTCCAAGTTCTTTTCCTTGCCTGCGCTGCGTCCTTCCCGTTCGCTGCCGCTTCCGGCAAGTGCGGTGCAGGGCTTACAGCCTAGTGAGCGGTAACCCTGATCATATAATTCACAATGGGGAATCCGGTGCATGGTTGTAAACGACCAGATGTCCATTTCAGTCCATTCAAGAATCGGATTCAAAAGTGTATGATCCGGATCATTTCGCACTTCCAGATACTTGCGTCCAGCCCGGCTGGGGTGCTCATCACGTCTGATTCCGGTCAGCAGCAAATCTATTTCAAAATCTTCTATGGCCTTTTGCAATGGCTTTATTTTTAAATCCGCACAGCATGTTACCGGATCTTCTGCAACAGGATATAATTTAATATCCACATCAGGACGAATGACCTTCACTTCAACGCCCCATTCAAGAGCGAGTCTGTCCCGAAATGCCATTACTTCGGAAAATTTTACCCCTGTATCTATTGATAATGCCAGCGGAGTTTCCAGCCCCTTTGCTTTCATTACCTCGCGCAATAAGGCCAGTACGACCGTTGAATCTTTTCCTCCGGTCCACGCCACAGCGATTCGAGCGGGATCATACATTTCCAGCATGCCGGACATCAGCCCTGCGCTATGTGTGATTTTAGCATCAAGCGGGCAGGTTGCAGTAATTTCAGTCAAACTTAACTCCTTATAAGAAAGAGTCTTGTTCTTGCCCGAAACGGTTCTTTTTGCAAGTTCAGGCCAGAACTTAATCCGCCTCAGCCCAAAAGTGATGACTGCGGCCCCAAAGACCTTCATAGAAACACAGGGGGCGGAAAATTCCCTTCCATCGAAAAGCCCCCGCATCCGTAACCGGAAGCGGGGGCTGATTTATACAGACACCGAATTGTCCTGACCTAATTAATCCTCAGAATAATCAAGCTCAGCCAACTGTTTAAGAAGCTTATAACGCTGCTTGCAGTCTTTTTCAATTCCTGCACGCATGGTCTTGGATGCTTCAGGCATCATGCGCTCAAGCATGGCGTAACGGTTTTCGCCGGAAAGGAATTCCTGCAAAGTTCCATCCGGTTCTTTGTATTCAACAACCAGTGGATTCTCACCATTTTCCATACGGCGGGGGTCAAACCTGTAAAGAGGCCAGTATCCGGACTCAACAGCAAGTTTGCCTTCAAGCTGAGTTTTTCCCATTCCCTTTCTGATACCCTGATTAATACAGGGAGCGTAAGCGATAATCAGAGATGGACCGGGATAAGCTTCCGCTTCAAGGAATGCCTTCATGACCTGATTCTTGTTAGCACCCATAGAGATGGAGGCAACATAAACGTAGCCGTAAGTCATCATCATGCGGCCGAGATCTTTTTTGGCAGTATGCTTACCGGCTGCGGCAAATTTTGCCACAGAGCCGAGAGGTGTTGCTTTGGAAGCCTGACCGCCGGTATTGGAATACACTTCAGTATCCATTACCAGCACATTGATATCCTTGCCGGAGGCGAGAACATGATCAAGTCCGCCGAAACCGATGTCGTAAGCCCAGCCATCACCACCGAAGCACCATACGGACTTTTTGGTGAATATATCTTCCTGCTCTTCAATTTCGAGCAGCAGATCACTGGTATCAGCTTCAACAGCGAGAAGTTCACGCAGCTGTTTGCCGTATTCCAGAGATTTTTCAGCATCGTCTTTATTCTCAATCCAGCCTTTTAAAGCTGCTTTGAGATCATCAGTTATGTCGAGTTCAAGTGCCTGCTCCATGAGCATTTTGAGGCGGTCACGACGGTTGGAAATAGCCATTTCCATACCGAAACCGTATTCAGCGGCATCTTCAAACAGTGAGTTACCCCATGCAGGACCGTGGCCTTCGAGGTTTTCACAATAAGGAGTGGATGGAGCGGAGGCCCCCCAGATGGAGGAACAACCCGTTGCGTTGGCAATGATCATACGCTCACCGAAGAGCTGAGTCAGAACCTTAACGTAAGGAGTTTCACCGCAACCGGCGCAAGCACCGGAGAATTCCATGAGAGACTGCTGGAACTGGCTGCCTTTAACAGTAGTTCTGGGCAGGATATCATCTTTGAAAGTAACTATTTCAGAGAAGTCGTAGTTGGCAACCTGTGTTTCGGTCTGAGTGGCAATAGGCTTCATAATAAGAGCCTTTTCTTTTGCCGGGCAGATATCTGCGCAGTTACCGCATCCCTGACAGTCAAGGGTGTTTACCTGCATGCGGTAATGAAGACCGTCCATGCCTTTACCCTTGGCATCAATTGTTTCGTATCCGGCAGGTGCAATTTTCATTTCATCGTCATCAGCAAGAACGCCGCGAAGCGCACTGTGCGGACAAACGAAAGAACACTGGTTGCACTGAATGCAATTTTCTTTAATCCATTCCGGAACCATGATGGCTACGCCACGTTTTTCAAAGCGGGAAGTCCCCATAGGAAAACGTCCATCGGGAGAAAATGCGCTGACCGGAAGTTCGTCACCTTTCTGAGCCAGAATAGGCTTAACAACGTCAGCAATGAATTCAGGCTCATGCTGCTCTTCGACTTCTTCGTCTTCAGCGGTAGCCCATGAATCAGGATATTTAATTTCAATAAGGTTAGCTTCGGCCTGATCAACAGCGGCGTTGTTCATGTTGACGATTTTATCGCCTTTTTTACCGTAAGCATCCTTGATGGATTCTTTAAGGAAAGCAACTGCATCGGCAAAAGGGATCACATTTGCCAGTTTGAAAAATGCAGTCTGCATAACCATGTTGATACGCCCGCCCAGACCGACATCAGCTGCAATTTTAACAGCGTCGATTACGTAGA harbors:
- the nifJ gene encoding pyruvate:ferredoxin (flavodoxin) oxidoreductase, giving the protein MAKKMKTMDGNQAAAYVAYAMCETAAIYPITPSSPMAELADEWAVQGVKNIFDTTMEVRELQSEGGAAGALHGALAAGNLSCTFTASQGLLLMIPNMYKIAGELLPTVFHVSARALAGQALSIFGDHQDVMACRQTGFAMLASNSVQESLDLALVSHLATVESSIPFVHFFDGFRTSHEVQKIELIDYDDMASVLNWDKIRDFRDRALNPEHPHTRGTAQNPDIYFQATEAINPYRDAVPGYVEDAMKTVAELTGREYNLFDYVGHPEAENIIVAMGSGCEAIEETIEKLLTEGEKVGLLKVRLYRPFSIEHLGRAIPASVQQITVLDRTKEGGAIGDPLYLDVCTALKEMNIELPVYAGRYGLGSKEFTPSMVKAVYDNMKSLAPRHHFTVGINDDVTRLSLEVGENLDTTPEGTVQCKFWGLGSDGTVGANKQAIKIIGDKTDMYAQGYFAYDSKKSGGITVSHLRFGKSPIKSTYLVEISDFIACHNPSYVKLYDLLQGIREGGTFLLNTSMGQEELEAELPAELRRKIAQNKLKFYVIDAVKIAADVGLGGRINMVMQTAFFKLANVIPFADAVAFLKESIKDAYGKKGDKIVNMNNAAVDQAEANLIEIKYPDSWATAEDEEVEEQHEPEFIADVVKPILAQKGDELPVSAFSPDGRFPMGTSRFEKRGVAIMVPEWIKENCIQCNQCSFVCPHSALRGVLADDDEMKIAPAGYETIDAKGKGMDGLHYRMQVNTLDCQGCGNCADICPAKEKALIMKPIATQTETQVANYDFSEIVTFKDDILPRTTVKGSQFQQSLMEFSGACAGCGETPYVKVLTQLFGERMIIANATGCSSIWGASAPSTPYCENLEGHGPAWGNSLFEDAAEYGFGMEMAISNRRDRLKMLMEQALELDITDDLKAALKGWIENKDDAEKSLEYGKQLRELLAVEADTSDLLLEIEEQEDIFTKKSVWCFGGDGWAYDIGFGGLDHVLASGKDINVLVMDTEVYSNTGGQASKATPLGSVAKFAAAGKHTAKKDLGRMMMTYGYVYVASISMGANKNQVMKAFLEAEAYPGPSLIIAYAPCINQGIRKGMGKTQLEGKLAVESGYWPLYRFDPRRMENGENPLVVEYKEPDGTLQEFLSGENRYAMLERMMPEASKTMRAGIEKDCKQRYKLLKQLAELDYSED
- a CDS encoding phosphoadenosine phosphosulfate reductase family protein, whose product is MTEITATCPLDAKITHSAGLMSGMLEMYDPARIAVAWTGGKDSTVVLALLREVMKAKGLETPLALSIDTGVKFSEVMAFRDRLALEWGVEVKVIRPDVDIKLYPVAEDPVTCCADLKIKPLQKAIEDFEIDLLLTGIRRDEHPSRAGRKYLEVRNDPDHTLLNPILEWTEMDIWSFTTMHRIPHCELYDQGYRSLGCKPCTALAGSGSEREGRSAGKEKNLELLTSLGYF
- a CDS encoding uracil-DNA glycosylase, yielding MDIMRLNFRCTTYEADDSWKKFFTLIRLVELDKISAAIGNDFTPPENKVLRFCEIDLSQIKVIVLGQDPYPQQDVATGRSFEVGDIKSWAELKRNASLVNILKLLHKNYLGADDVVGIAEIRADIASGRFPVLPPKKLFSYLEEQGVLFLNTALTCKIMDSGSHTEIWRGFTSELLKFISVNNPEAKWLLWGKDAQEFASFVPAGQKMTSYHPRLHDKKEGSFLGENHFAKCPEITWVE